TGACGACCCGGACGTAGGCGAGGGCGGGGTCGGCGCTGATCAGGCGGGTGGCCGCGAGGCCGTCCGTGCCGGGCATGCGGATGTCCATCAGCACCACGTCGGCCCGCCGCTCGGCGGCCAGCCGGGCCGCCTCCGCGCCGTCGGACGCCTCCCCCACCACCTCCATGTCGGGCTCGGAGTCGACCAGCACCCGGAAGGCGCTGCGCAGCAACGCCTGGTCGTCGGCGAGCAGGACACGGATCGTCATACGGGGTCCTCCGCGGCATCGGTGCGGCTTCTGACCGGAAGGATCGCATGGACCCGGAAGCCGCCTCCGTAGCGGGGACCGGTGGTGAGGGTGCCGCGCACGGCGGCGACGCGCTCGCGCATCCCGAGCAGCCCGTGGCCGCCGCTGTCCGGGGCCGAGCCGTCCCCGGCGCCGTCGCCGGTTCCGTCGTCGAGGACGGTCACCTCGATGTTCGGCCCCACCCGTACGACGCTGACCTCGGCCTTCGCCCGCTGTCCCGCGTGCTTGCGGACGTTGGTCAGCGCCTCCTGGATGATCCGGTAGGCGGCCAGGTCGACGGCGGCGGGCAGTTCGGTGCCCTGGTCGGCGCGGGCCACCTCGACGGGCAGCCCGGAGTGGTGGAAGGTCCCGACGAGTTCGTCCAGCCGGTCGAGGCCGGGAGCGGGCTCGGTCGGCGCCTCCGGGTCGCCCGACTGGCGGAGCAGCCCCACGGTGGCCCGCAGTTCATCCAGCGCGCTGCGGCTGGCGTCCCGTACGTGGGCGAGGGCCTCCTTGGCCTGGTCGGGCCGCTTGTCCATGACGTGCGAGGCCACCCCGGCCTGGACGTTGACCAGGGCGATGTGGTGGGCGACCACGTCGTGCAGGTCGCGGGCGATCCGCAGCCGTTCCTCGGCGACCCGGCGGCGGGCCTCCTCCTCGCGGGTGCGCTCGGCCTTCTCGGCCCGGTCCCGGATGGCCTGCACGAAGGCGCGGCGGCTGCGGACGGCGTCCCCGGCGCTGGCACCGATGCCGGTCCAGGCGAAGACGGCGAGGTTCTCCTGCGCGTACCAGGGCAGCGGCCCGAACAGCATGGCGGCGCCGGTCAGCACCGTCATGGTGAGCAGGCCGACCCGCCAGGTGGTGGGGCGGTCGGTGGAGGCGGCGACGGTGTACAGGGCGATGACGGCGGACATCACCACGGGTGCGCGGGGGTCGCCGGTGATGCTCTCGACGACGGAGACCGAGCCGGTCACGCCGAGGACCACGAGCGGGGCGCGGCGGCGGAAGGCGAGGGCGGCGGCGCCTACGGCCATCAGGACCAGGCTGAGCACGGCGGGCGTGCGCAGGCTCCAGGTGACGCCCTCGGGTCCGTGCGGGTCGGCGAAGGAGCCCGCGACCATGCACACCAGGACCGCCGCGGCGAGGGCGGTGTCCAGTGCGGAGGGGTGGGCGCCGAGGGTGCAGCGGGCGCGGGCGAGGGTGCTCACGGCTGTTTACGGTAGCTGGAGTGGGCGTGGCTCTTGACTGGGCCCGCGTTCAGGACTGGGCCCGCGTGCAGTGGGCGTCTGCTGGGGGCTGCGCCCCCAGACCCCCGCTTCGGCCTGAACGGCCTCGTCCTCAAACTCCGGACGGGCCGCAAGATCCGGGCGGGCCGGAAGGCGAAGCCACCAGTTCAACCGCCCGGAATGAGGCCGTCGTCGCTCAGCAGTTCCTGGACCTCCTCCAGGGTGGCGTCCGGGGAGGGGAGGATGAGGTCCGACGGCTCCAGGGAGTCCTCGGGGAGGGGCTCGCCGAGGTCGCGGACCTTGGCGAGGAGGGCCTGGAGGGTGGCGCGGAAGCCGGGGCCGTCGCCGTTCTCCATCTCGGCCAGGAGTTCGTCGTCCAGCTTGTCCAGCTCCGCGAGCCGGTCGTCGGCCAGCGTCAGCTGTCCCTCCCCCATGATCCGTACGATCATGTCGGCCCTCCTAGGCGCGTGGGCTACTGCTTGTCGAAGCGCGGGGTGTCCTGCGGCTGCTGCTGGGACTGCGTCCTGTCCTGACCCTCGCCGCCCTCGATGGCCTGCCGGTCGGCGGTGCTGCCACCGGCCAGCTCGGCCTTCATGCGCTGGAGCTCCAGCTCTACATCCGTACCACCGGAGAGCCGGTCCAGCTCGGCCTGGATGTCGTCCTTGTGCATGCCGGACTGGTCGTCGAGGGCACCGGAGGCGAGCAGCTCGTCGATGGCGCCGGCCCGGGCCTGGAGCTGGGCGGTCTTGTCCTCCGCCCGCTGGATGGCCAGGCCGACGTCGCCCATCTCCTCGGAGATGCCGGAGAACGCCTCGCCGATACGGGTCTGCGCCTGGGCCGCCGTGTAGGTGGCCTTGATGGTCTCCTTCTTCGTGCGGAAGGCGTCCACCTTGGCCTGGAGCCGCTGGGCCGCCAGAGTGAGCTTCTCCTCCTCGCCCTGGAGGGTGGCGTGCTGCGTCTCCAGGTCGGTGACCTGCTGCTGGAGGGCGGCCCGGCGGGAGAGCGCCTCGCGGGCGAGGTCCTCACGGCCCAGCGCCAGCGCCTTGCGGCCCTGGTCCTCCAGCTTGCCCGACTGGGACTGGAGCTGGTTGAGCTGCAGCTCCAGGCGCTTGCGGCTGGTCGCCACGTCGGCGACCCCGCGGCGCACCTTCTGCAGCAGCTCCAGCTGCTTCTGGTACGAGTAATCGAGGGTCTCGCGCGGGTCCTCGGCCCGGTCCAGGGCCTTGTTGGCCTTCGCGCGGAAGATCATCCCCATACGCTTCATGACACCGCTCATGGGCTTCGCGCGCCCCCTTCTGGCCGACTCCGGCTCCAGCGACTGCAACAGAACCCACAGTACGGGCCCTGCATCCATTACCGCACTGTTCGGGGACGGATGCGCTCATCCCCAAGGACGACTGCGTACGCTCCCGATCCGGCGCAAGGAGTAGGTGCTCCCCGGGGTTGTCCGGAATGACCGGTGTCCGGGGGCGTACGCAAAGTCCCCTCTGTCCCCCTACTGACGACCGGCGTTGCCGGATCGTTCCCCACCGGACTGGGGTCCACACCCCCGCACCCCGTACCCTTGGGTTTTGTGTTCCGTAGCCGTGCCAAGGATGAGAAGGCCCAGAGCGCCAGCGCGCCGGTGACCGACTCCACTCAGCCCCGTGACCCGCAGGCCCCCAAGGGCAGGCCCACGCCCAAGCGCAGCGTGGCCCAGTCCCAGCGCCGCAGCGTCGCCAATACGCCGTTGACGCGCAAGGACGCCGCCAAGCGGCAGCGCGAGGATCGGCGGACCGCGATGGCACGCCAGCGCGAGGCGCTGGCGAAGGGCGACGAGCGGTACCTGCCGGCCCGCGACAAGGGCCCGGTCCGCAGGTTCGCGCGCGACTTCGTCGACTCGCGGTTCAACATCGCGGAGTACTTCCTGCCGATGGCCGTGATCATTCTCGTGCTGAGCATGGTCCGCGTCGCCTCGCTGCAGAACGTCGCGCTGCTGCTGTGGCTGGTCGTGATCGTGCTGATCGTGCTGGACTCGATCGTCACCGGCGTCCGGCTGAAGAAGCGCCTCGCCGAGCGGTTCCCCGACGAGCGCCGCCGCGGCGCCGTCGCCTACGCCCTGATGCGGTCGCTCCAGATGCGTCGCCTGCGGCTGCCCAAGCCCCAGGTCAAGCGCGGAGAGCGGCCCTGAGCACGACGCCTTTCGCCGGTGACGCGGCCCAGAGCTGGACAGCGAAACTGCCGGGTCTGCGCGACGTCGTACGGCAGGAGATGGTGGCGCGACAGCTGGACGAGCAGATAGCCGGCCGTTTCGCCGTGGGCAGGCGCCTGCGGGTGCTCGACGTCGGCATGGGCCAGGGCACCCAGGCGCTGCGGCTGGCACGGGCCGGGCACCAGGTGACCGGCGTGGAGCGGGACGCCACGATGATCGCCGCGGCGCGGGACGCGCTGGCCGGGCAGCCGGAGGGCATCAGGGAGCGGATGCGGATCGTCGAGGGCGACGGCCGGGACACCGGCGTGCACTTCCTGCCCGGCAGCTTCGACGTGGTGCTCTGCCACGGCGTACTCATGTACGTCGAGGAACCCGATCCACTGCTCGCGGGGCTGGCCCGGATGCTCGCCCCGGGCGGCCTGCTGTCGCTCCTGGTGCGCAACGGCGACGCGCTCGCCATGCGCCCTGGACTGCACGGCGACTGGGCCGGCGCGCTGACCGCCTTCGACACCACGCAGTACCGGAACCGCCTCGGCCTCGATGTGCGCGCGGACCGGCTGGCGACACTGACGGCGAAGCTCGCGAGCATCGGCGCCCCGCTGCACGTCTGGTACGGCGTCCGGGTCTTCACGGACACGGCGACCGACGAGACCGCTCCCCCGGCCGACCTCGAACCCCTGCTGGCCGCCGAGGAGCGGGCCGGCCGGACGGACCCGTACCGCGGGACAGCGGCGCTGCTGCATCTGTGCGGAGTGCGCGGCTAGGCCTGTCCGCAAAGTCCTGCCGTCCGCCCGGAGGGCGGGCCCCGCGGCGTCCGGTGCGTGCTCTGGGGGTCCCCCCGGCCGGAGGCTGGGGGAATGCCGGGCGCAGCCCCTCGTACTGGGCGTACTCGGGGCTTCGCCCGGTGCGGCGAGAGTGCGTGCCGGGCGTCGCGGGACTGGGGGCACCTCCCGGCCGGAGGCTGGGGGAAGGACTTTGCGGACACGGCCTGGGGCCTGTCCGGCGCCCGTTCGGGTGTTCACCGGAAGCCGCCGCCGGGGTGCGCGGTGAGACTCGGGGCATGGACGCTTCCCGTACCCGTGTGCCACGTCGGCTCGGTCCCGTCGCCGCGTGGGCCTGCGCCCTGCTGCTGGTGACCGGCTGTTCCGGATCCGGCCGGGGCTCCGGCGGCGCACGGGAGGGCGACACGGCGCAGGCCGCCGCGCCGCACGCGGCCAACGACCTCCAGGCCGACTACGAGCGGGTGATCAAGGACGTACTGCCGTCGGTCGTGCAGATCCAGGCGGGCGACTCGCTGGGGTCGGGGGTCGTGTACGACGGCAAGGGGCACGTCGTCACCAACGCGCACGTCGTCGGGGACCGCGAGTCCTTCCGGGTGACGACGGCCCGCAGCGAGGGCGCCCTGGCCGCGCGGCTCGTCTCCTCGTACCCGGAGCAGGACCTGGCGGTCATCAAGCTGGACCGGCTGCCGGACGGGCTGAAGACCGCCCGTTTCGGTGACTCCGCGAAGGTCGCCGTCGGGCAGATCGTGCTGGCGATGGGTTCGCCGCTCGGCCTGTCCTCCAGCGTGACGCAGGGCATCGTGTCGGCGACCGGGCGGACCGTCACGGAGGGCAGCAGCGGGGGCGGCACGGGCGCGACCATCGCCAACATGGTGCAGACGTCCGCGGCCATCAACCCCGGCAACAGCGGGGGCGCCCTGGTGAACCTGGACGGCCAGGTCATCGGCATCCCGACGCTGGCGGCGACCGACCCGGGCATGGGCGACAGCGCGGCACCGGGCATCGGCTTCGCGATCCCGGCGTCGATGGTGCGGACGGTCGCCGACCAGATCGTCGAGGACGGCCGGGTCACCGACTCGGGCCGGGCGGCGCTGGGCATCACCGCCCGTACGGTCGTCGACGACGACTACCGTCCCGCGGGCGTGGCCGTCGTCGAAGTGAGCGACGGCGGGGCCGCGGACGACGCGGGAATGCGTCCCGGCGACGTCATCGTCAGGGTCGGGGACACCGGCATCACCACCATCACCTCCCTGGCCGAGGCCCTGGCCTCGATGGCGCCGGGCGACCGGACGAAGGTGACCTACACCCGGGACGGCGACGAGCGCACCGCCGAGGTGACGCTGGGCGAGCAGTGACGGGGACGCGACCGCCCCCGCCCGCTCCCCGTGCCTACGCCTCCGAGGCCTCGGACGCCTCGGCGCTCTCGGCACCCTCGGCGTGCAGGCTCATCGGGCCGTAGATCTCGGTGGCGTCCTCGAAGAGCCGCACCTGGTCCGCGCCGCCCTCCTTGAGCTGCTGCCAGTACTCCCCGATCCAGGACTCGGCGTCCCCTTGCGTGGTGAACTCCTCGGGCTCCACCGCGGGCTGGACCTCCGTCCCGCCGGCCGTCTCGAACCGCCACGTCCATGCCGCCATGTACGCCTCCAAGATGTGAGCACATGCAGAGCGGATGCCGGATCTTGGTCCGGCCTCCGACCGCAGCCTATGCGCTGAGCGGGGTGCGCCGTACAAGGCGGTGCGTGCTCCTTGGGGGCCTCGGGCGCGCACGTCGCCGGGCGACCGGCGAAAATCGGGTGCGTGGACGTGACTCTGCTCGGCACCGGTGCCCCCGCGGGACTCCCCCGCCCCGACTGTCCCTGCGCGGCCTGTGCCGCGGCGCAGGGCGAGCAGGCGCGCGCGGCGACCGCGTTGCTGGTCGACGGTGCGCTGCTGCTCGACCTGACGCCGGGCGCCGCGTTCGCCGCGGCCCGCGCCGGGCGCTCCCTGACCGGCGTACGGCAGGTGCTGCTCTCCCATCCGCACGACGGGCCCGCGGTGGAGGTGCCGGCCGGGCTGCCGCAGCCGGGGCGGGTGCCGGACGGGCGGGAGCTGGCGGTGCTGACCGGGCACCGGGTGCGGGCGGTGGCACTGGACGCGCCGGGCACGGGTTACGCCGTGACGGGGCCGGACGGCCGGCGGCTCCTCTACGTGCCGCCGGGCGGCGCCCCGGCCGGTCTGGAGGAGCCGGCGGAGCCGTACGACCTGATCGTCGCGGACGTGGTGGGGCGGCCGGACGCGCTGGCGAAGCTGCGGGCGGTCGGCGCGGCGGGCCCGACGACGGACGTCGTCGCCGTCCACCTGGACCACGACGTGCCGCCCGGCCCGGAACTGGCGCGGCGGCTCGCGGCGGCCGGGGCGAGGGCCGTGCCCGACGGCACGACCCTGACGGTGGGCGCCTACGAGGACGTACCCGACGTACCCCGGCGCACCCTCGTGCTGGGCGGCGCCCGGTCGGGCAAGTCGGTGGAGGCCGAACGCCGCCTGGAGTCCTTCCCGGACGTGCTCTACGTGGCCACCGGCGGCTCCCGGGGCGGCGACACCGAGTGGGCGTCCCGGGTCTGCGCCCACCGGGAACGGCGCCCGGGTTCGTGGCGCACCGCCGAGACCTGCGACCTGGTGCCGCTGCTGAAGGACGACGGCCCGCCCCTCCTGATCGACTGCCTGTCGCTGTGGCTGACGGACGCGATGGACGCGGTGGGCGCGTGGGACGACGCGGAGTGGTCCGGCGGGGGTGAACGGGCCCTCGGGGACCGGGTACGGGAGCTGACGGAGGCGGTCCGCGCCACCCGGCGTACGGTCGTCGCGGTGTCGAACGAGGTGGGCTCGGGCATCGTCCCGGCCACCGCGTCCGGCCGCCGCTACCGGGACGAACTCGGGCGGCTGAACGCGGCGTTCGCGAACGAGTGCGAGCAGGTGCTGCTGGTGGTGGCGGGCCAGGCCCTGGTGCTACGCGGCTGACCCGTCCCGGCGCGCGACGACCCGGTGCCCCCGGGCGCCGCCGAGCACGGTGCAGCCCTGGGCCACCAACTCGGCGGCCAGGCCGACGGGATGCGCGGGAAGGATCCGGCGCGGGTCCGCCACCCCGACGAGCAGATGACCACCGGGCCGCAGCACCCGCACCGCCGCCCGCAGTTCGGCCCGTGGGTCGGGCACGCTCTCCAGGTACTGGAAGAGACTCACGACGTCGTAGCGGGCGCGCAGCCGGGACGCGATGTGCGGGTCAGTCAGCCGCCCCACGAACGCCTCCTCGACCCGCTCCACCGCACGGGCCCGCAGCACGCGGTGGGTGGCGTCCAGGCCGTCGAACGAGGTGTACGGGAAGTGCGCGCGGGCGGCGTGCGGGAAGTCGGCGTCGCCGGTGCCGACGTCCAGCCAGCTCTCGGGCTCGGGGCAGTGGCGGAGCATCGCGCGGGCGGCGAGCGCGTGTCTCAGCCGGACCCCGGCCCGGAGCGCAGGGTGCCCGGTCTCCGCCGGGACCGGCGGGTTCCTGAACCCGAGCCGGCAGTCCGCGCACCTCTCGAGAACGGACCGGCCGGGTTCGCCCTGCCGCGGCTCCTCGCGTCGCGGCCGTGCCCGCAGCCGACGCGAGCCGCACCAGGGGCAGTCCGCGCGGTAGGGCCCGTAGCGGGGGACGGGAGGCACCGAGGGGGCGGGGGGTGCGGACATGGGCGGCTCCCGAGACGAGTACGAACGACAATCCAGGCAAAACGTTACGTAGGTGATCGCGTTCCGGGGTGCAACGACGCCGCCCGGGCGCGCTGCCCACGGGCCCTCCTCGGTGTTCGACCGGGGCCGGTACTGTTCGGCGAATGAGCTCGCTGAATCTCGACGACTTCACCGACCTGATCGAGCGCCCGGACGGCGGCGTACGTCGCGACGCGGAGGCGCGCCGGGAGCGTCAGGTCGTGCCGCCCGGAGCGCTGGGCCGCCTGGACGAACTGGGCGAGTGGCTGGCCGCGGCGCAGTCCGCCGTGCCGGTGCGGCCCGTCGAACGGCCCCGGGCCGTGCTCTTCGCCGGCGACCACCGGATCGCCGAACTGGGTGTCTCCGCGCGGCCCGCGGGCGGTGCGGGCGAGTTGGTGCGCGAGGTGCTGGAGGGCGGCCGGCCGGTGTCGGTGCTCGCCCGGCGCCTCGGTGTGCCGGTCCGCGTCGTCGACATGTCGCTGGACTGCGACCCCGAGACGCTGCCGGCCGAGGTCTCCGGCCACCGGGTGCGGCGCGGCGCGGGGCGCATCGACATCGAGGACGCGCTGACCCCGGAGGAGGCGGAGGCCGCCTTCCGGGCCGGGATGGCGGTGGCCGACGAGGAGGCCGACTCGGGCACGGACCTGGTGGTGCTCGGCGATGTGAGCGTGGGCGGGACGACGGCGGCGGGCGTGCTGGTCGCGGCGCTGTGCGGGACCGACGCGTCGGTCGTCACCGGGCGGGGCGGGCTGCCCATCGACGACCTGGCCTGGATGCGGAAGTGCGCGGCGATCCGGGACGCGTTGCGCCGCGCCCGGCCGGTACTCGGCGACCAGTTGCAGCTTCTCGCCACCGTGGGCGGCGCGGACCTCACCGCCATGACGGGCTTCCTGCTCCAGGCCGCGGTGCGGAAGATGCCGGTGATCCTGGACGGCGTCGTGTCGGCCGCCTGCGCGCTGGTCGGACAGCGGGTCGCCTTCCGGGCGCCGGACTGGTGGCTGGCGTCGCACGACAGCGGCGAGCCGGGCCAGGCGAAGGCGCTGGACCGGATGGCCCTGGAGCCGCTGCTGTCCCAGGGTGTGACGGTGGGTGAGGGCACGGGGGGTCTGCTGGCCCTGCCCCTGGTCCAGGCCGCGGCGGCACTGGCCGCGGAGCTGCCGGAGAAGTCGTCCGCCGACAAGGCCGTCACCGCCGCCGAGTAGTCCGCACCGGGCGCGGGTGCGGGGCCTGGGGTGGGTGCGGGCCGGGGGTGGACGCTGCCGGGTCGGTCCGCACAGGCGCCGCGGGCGTCAGCGCTCAGGGTCCGGGCGGCCCCCGATCCAGTCCTGGAGGGCGCGGCGTGGGCCGGACCAGCGGCGGTCGTGGTGGTAGGCCCGCAAGCGGGCGCGAGCGCGGGCGCGGGGGCGGCCGGCGTAGAAGCGGCGGGCCCAGAGCGAGCCGGGCCGGGCCAGCCGGACCGCGCCGATCAGCGCGATCAAAGGCACGATCACACCGAAGATCGCGAGCCGCGCCTTCCCCTTGGCCAGGGCGAGCAGCGAGAACAGGAAGTTCCCCGCGACGGTCGTGATGACGCTCGCCCGGTCCTGCAACTCGTCCTGGTCCACCCCGTCGACCCCGAACGGCGTGAACCCGGCGAGGACCAGCCCCACCAGAGCCGCCGTGACCACCACGACCTCCACGCTCTGGCGCCCCGCCTCGGTCCAGTACACGTCGTCGAGGTGCAGGATCAGCGCGAACTCGTCCAGGACCAGCCCCGCCCCGAGGCCGAAGACCACGGCCGCGACGGCGGACCCGAACCCGTGCCGTCCCCCCGCCACCGCCCCGAACCCCCCGAGGACGGTCAGCAGGACCCCGGGCACCACGTGGTGGATGTGCACCCCGCCGGCCTGGACATTCCCGAACGGCCCCTTCCCCGCCCGGATCAGACGCGTGACGACCCGGGTGATCACGAACGTCAGCACGAAGGACCCCAGGGCGAGCAGCAGTGGCAGCTTTCCGGGCTCCACGATGTTCCGCTGCCACCAATCTCCCATATGCGCACTTTATCCCCGCCCCTCGTCAACGCCCTGCCAACCGCCTCCGGGTACTCTGCGCCGGTGTCCAGGACCCCCTCCCCCGACGGCCTCCGCTTCGCCTTCGGCACCCTCACCGTGTTCCCGGTCAAGGTGACCCGCTGGGACAGGGAGGCGGCACGCGCCGGCATGCTGTGCGCGCCACTGGCCGGGCTGGCCGTCGGTGCCGCGGCCGCCGGGACCGGGCTCCTGCTGCTGTTCCTGGGCGCCGGCAGCCTCCTCGCCGCCGTGGCCACCGCCGCCGTTCCCGCCGTCCTCACGCGGGGACTGCACCTGGACGGCCTGGCCGACACCGCGGA
The Streptomyces sp. NBC_01723 genome window above contains:
- a CDS encoding sensor histidine kinase; translated protein: MSTLARARCTLGAHPSALDTALAAAVLVCMVAGSFADPHGPEGVTWSLRTPAVLSLVLMAVGAAALAFRRRAPLVVLGVTGSVSVVESITGDPRAPVVMSAVIALYTVAASTDRPTTWRVGLLTMTVLTGAAMLFGPLPWYAQENLAVFAWTGIGASAGDAVRSRRAFVQAIRDRAEKAERTREEEARRRVAEERLRIARDLHDVVAHHIALVNVQAGVASHVMDKRPDQAKEALAHVRDASRSALDELRATVGLLRQSGDPEAPTEPAPGLDRLDELVGTFHHSGLPVEVARADQGTELPAAVDLAAYRIIQEALTNVRKHAGQRAKAEVSVVRVGPNIEVTVLDDGTGDGAGDGSAPDSGGHGLLGMRERVAAVRGTLTTGPRYGGGFRVHAILPVRSRTDAAEDPV
- the pspAA gene encoding PspA-associated protein PspAA, whose translation is MIVRIMGEGQLTLADDRLAELDKLDDELLAEMENGDGPGFRATLQALLAKVRDLGEPLPEDSLEPSDLILPSPDATLEEVQELLSDDGLIPGG
- a CDS encoding PspA/IM30 family protein produces the protein MKRMGMIFRAKANKALDRAEDPRETLDYSYQKQLELLQKVRRGVADVATSRKRLELQLNQLQSQSGKLEDQGRKALALGREDLAREALSRRAALQQQVTDLETQHATLQGEEEKLTLAAQRLQAKVDAFRTKKETIKATYTAAQAQTRIGEAFSGISEEMGDVGLAIQRAEDKTAQLQARAGAIDELLASGALDDQSGMHKDDIQAELDRLSGGTDVELELQRMKAELAGGSTADRQAIEGGEGQDRTQSQQQPQDTPRFDKQ
- a CDS encoding DUF3043 domain-containing protein produces the protein MTTGVAGSFPTGLGSTPPHPVPLGFVFRSRAKDEKAQSASAPVTDSTQPRDPQAPKGRPTPKRSVAQSQRRSVANTPLTRKDAAKRQREDRRTAMARQREALAKGDERYLPARDKGPVRRFARDFVDSRFNIAEYFLPMAVIILVLSMVRVASLQNVALLLWLVVIVLIVLDSIVTGVRLKKRLAERFPDERRRGAVAYALMRSLQMRRLRLPKPQVKRGERP
- a CDS encoding class I SAM-dependent methyltransferase; amino-acid sequence: MARQLDEQIAGRFAVGRRLRVLDVGMGQGTQALRLARAGHQVTGVERDATMIAAARDALAGQPEGIRERMRIVEGDGRDTGVHFLPGSFDVVLCHGVLMYVEEPDPLLAGLARMLAPGGLLSLLVRNGDALAMRPGLHGDWAGALTAFDTTQYRNRLGLDVRADRLATLTAKLASIGAPLHVWYGVRVFTDTATDETAPPADLEPLLAAEERAGRTDPYRGTAALLHLCGVRG
- a CDS encoding S1C family serine protease, with protein sequence MDASRTRVPRRLGPVAAWACALLLVTGCSGSGRGSGGAREGDTAQAAAPHAANDLQADYERVIKDVLPSVVQIQAGDSLGSGVVYDGKGHVVTNAHVVGDRESFRVTTARSEGALAARLVSSYPEQDLAVIKLDRLPDGLKTARFGDSAKVAVGQIVLAMGSPLGLSSSVTQGIVSATGRTVTEGSSGGGTGATIANMVQTSAAINPGNSGGALVNLDGQVIGIPTLAATDPGMGDSAAPGIGFAIPASMVRTVADQIVEDGRVTDSGRAALGITARTVVDDDYRPAGVAVVEVSDGGAADDAGMRPGDVIVRVGDTGITTITSLAEALASMAPGDRTKVTYTRDGDERTAEVTLGEQ
- a CDS encoding bifunctional adenosylcobinamide kinase/adenosylcobinamide-phosphate guanylyltransferase, which gives rise to MDVTLLGTGAPAGLPRPDCPCAACAAAQGEQARAATALLVDGALLLDLTPGAAFAAARAGRSLTGVRQVLLSHPHDGPAVEVPAGLPQPGRVPDGRELAVLTGHRVRAVALDAPGTGYAVTGPDGRRLLYVPPGGAPAGLEEPAEPYDLIVADVVGRPDALAKLRAVGAAGPTTDVVAVHLDHDVPPGPELARRLAAAGARAVPDGTTLTVGAYEDVPDVPRRTLVLGGARSGKSVEAERRLESFPDVLYVATGGSRGGDTEWASRVCAHRERRPGSWRTAETCDLVPLLKDDGPPLLIDCLSLWLTDAMDAVGAWDDAEWSGGGERALGDRVRELTEAVRATRRTVVAVSNEVGSGIVPATASGRRYRDELGRLNAAFANECEQVLLVVAGQALVLRG
- a CDS encoding class I SAM-dependent methyltransferase, with protein sequence MSAPPAPSVPPVPRYGPYRADCPWCGSRRLRARPRREEPRQGEPGRSVLERCADCRLGFRNPPVPAETGHPALRAGVRLRHALAARAMLRHCPEPESWLDVGTGDADFPHAARAHFPYTSFDGLDATHRVLRARAVERVEEAFVGRLTDPHIASRLRARYDVVSLFQYLESVPDPRAELRAAVRVLRPGGHLLVGVADPRRILPAHPVGLAAELVAQGCTVLGGARGHRVVARRDGSAA
- the cobT gene encoding nicotinate-nucleotide--dimethylbenzimidazole phosphoribosyltransferase, which produces MSSLNLDDFTDLIERPDGGVRRDAEARRERQVVPPGALGRLDELGEWLAAAQSAVPVRPVERPRAVLFAGDHRIAELGVSARPAGGAGELVREVLEGGRPVSVLARRLGVPVRVVDMSLDCDPETLPAEVSGHRVRRGAGRIDIEDALTPEEAEAAFRAGMAVADEEADSGTDLVVLGDVSVGGTTAAGVLVAALCGTDASVVTGRGGLPIDDLAWMRKCAAIRDALRRARPVLGDQLQLLATVGGADLTAMTGFLLQAAVRKMPVILDGVVSAACALVGQRVAFRAPDWWLASHDSGEPGQAKALDRMALEPLLSQGVTVGEGTGGLLALPLVQAAAALAAELPEKSSADKAVTAAE